Proteins encoded by one window of Aphis gossypii isolate Hap1 chromosome X, ASM2018417v2, whole genome shotgun sequence:
- the LOC114121929 gene encoding receptor expression-enhancing protein 3-like produces MFGLLSFVTEMALMMLEPVYQTYKGLEAADSGGNGLEPNDWRRLLIHWIVYGAFRAVESLAKPWVPFYDLLKIGAIVWLRSGGSDTVYQMIIRPFLAQNEPAIDEWIDQMNRTRETVMAATSVLSAAVTADPDAVEERVPEETMMPDPVLVNPPPVSAEPNTERKDK; encoded by the coding sequence ATGTTCGGATTACTCTCATTCGTCACGGAAATGGCACTGATGATGTTGGAACCGGTGTATCAGACGTACAAAGGACTGGAGGCGGCTGATTCGGGCGGAAACGGACTCGAACCGAACGATTGGCGACGGCTGCTCATCCACTGGATTGTGTACGGCGCGTTCCGGGCGGTGGAGAGCCTGGCCAAGCCGTGGGTGCCGTTCTACGACTTACTTAAGATCGGGGCTATTGTGTGGTTGCGCTCGGGTGGCTCGGATACGGTGTACCAGATGATCATCCGGCCGTTCTTGGCCCAAAACGAACCAGCCATCGACGAGTGGATAGACCAGATGAATCGCACTCGAGAGACGGTGATGGCCGCCACGTCGGTGCTCAGCGCCGCCGTCACCGCCGATCCGGACGCGGTCGAAGAAAGAGTCCCGGAGGAAACGATGATGCCTGACCCGGTGCTCGTTAATCCCCCGCCCGTCAGTGCCGAGCCGAATACCGAGCGGaaggataaataa